One Glaciihabitans arcticus DNA window includes the following coding sequences:
- a CDS encoding YbaK/EbsC family protein, which yields MADHPSVARVVSALRAAGAEGEPRWFDDGVRTAAEAAAALGVSVGAIANSLVFTLDGAPILVMTSGAHRVDTAWLGTRLGGVIKRADASLVLSATGQTIGGVSPVGHPEPLPTWVDSALAEFDVLWAAAGHSHAVYPTTFEELVRVTDGTVTAVEPD from the coding sequence GTGGCTGATCACCCCTCGGTCGCCCGAGTTGTCTCGGCGCTGCGTGCCGCCGGTGCAGAGGGCGAGCCACGCTGGTTCGACGACGGGGTGCGCACAGCAGCCGAGGCCGCGGCGGCGCTCGGGGTATCCGTCGGCGCGATCGCGAACTCTCTCGTGTTCACCCTCGACGGCGCACCCATCCTCGTGATGACCTCGGGCGCGCACCGCGTCGACACGGCCTGGCTGGGAACCCGGCTCGGCGGTGTCATCAAGCGCGCGGACGCGTCCCTGGTGCTGTCGGCCACCGGCCAGACGATCGGCGGGGTTTCTCCGGTCGGACATCCCGAACCACTGCCGACCTGGGTGGACTCGGCGCTCGCCGAATTTGATGTGCTCTGGGCGGCGGCCGGGCATTCGCACGCGGTGTACCCGACGACGTTCGAGGAGCTCGTGCGTGTCACGGATGGAACGGTGACCGCGGTAGAGCCGGACTGA
- a CDS encoding CHY zinc finger protein yields the protein MQVLGQTVDDQTRCVHWSGPTDVVALRFACCDAYYPCSECHDSAGHPAALWPRSRFGEPAVLCGVCRHELTVDEYLAASACPHCSAAFNPGCALHHHLYFEGFSRG from the coding sequence GTGCAGGTTCTTGGGCAGACGGTGGACGACCAGACCCGGTGCGTGCACTGGAGCGGCCCCACCGACGTCGTCGCCTTGCGCTTCGCCTGCTGCGACGCGTACTACCCGTGCTCCGAGTGCCACGATTCGGCGGGGCATCCAGCGGCACTCTGGCCGCGGTCGCGCTTCGGTGAACCCGCGGTGCTGTGCGGGGTGTGCCGTCACGAGCTGACCGTGGACGAGTATCTCGCGGCATCCGCCTGCCCGCACTGCTCGGCTGCTTTTAATCCGGGATGCGCCCTGCACCATCACCTGTACTTCGAAGGGTTCTCGCGTGGCTGA
- a CDS encoding bifunctional methylenetetrahydrofolate dehydrogenase/methenyltetrahydrofolate cyclohydrolase — MTAMLLDGVATATAVKQELASRIAALKSHGVTPGLGTLLVGEDPGSLSYVAGKHRDCAEVGIESIRIDLPADASEADVRAAIVSLNENPAVTGYIIQLPLPAGINENAMLELMDPAKDADGLHPTNLGKLVLGVLGELDSPLPCTPAGIVEMLGRYGVSIPGKHVVVVGRGLTVGRPLGLLLTRKGLDATVTLTHSRTVDLESEVRRADIIVAAVGVPGLIKPEWIKPGAAVLDVGITRVVNPETGKARLVGDVDPGVREVAAFLSPVPGGVGPMTRAMLLKNVVEAAERL; from the coding sequence AGGAACTCGCGAGCCGCATCGCCGCCCTCAAGTCGCACGGCGTCACGCCGGGACTCGGCACGCTGCTGGTCGGGGAGGATCCCGGATCCCTCTCCTATGTCGCGGGCAAGCACCGCGACTGCGCGGAGGTCGGCATCGAGTCGATCCGCATCGACCTGCCGGCCGACGCCAGCGAAGCCGATGTGCGGGCGGCGATCGTCTCCCTCAACGAGAACCCGGCGGTGACGGGATACATCATCCAGTTGCCGCTGCCGGCAGGCATCAACGAGAACGCGATGCTCGAGCTCATGGATCCCGCGAAGGACGCCGACGGCCTGCACCCGACCAACCTCGGGAAGCTCGTGCTCGGAGTACTCGGTGAGCTGGATTCGCCGCTGCCCTGCACGCCGGCCGGCATCGTCGAGATGCTCGGTCGCTACGGGGTGTCCATCCCGGGCAAGCACGTTGTGGTGGTCGGTCGCGGTCTTACCGTCGGCCGCCCGTTGGGTCTGCTTCTGACCCGCAAGGGTCTGGATGCGACCGTCACGCTCACCCACTCCCGCACCGTCGACCTCGAGTCGGAGGTGCGCCGCGCGGACATCATCGTCGCGGCGGTCGGCGTTCCCGGGTTGATCAAGCCCGAGTGGATCAAGCCCGGCGCGGCCGTGCTGGACGTCGGAATCACGCGCGTCGTGAACCCGGAGACCGGCAAGGCGCGCCTCGTCGGAGACGTCGATCCCGGTGTGCGTGAGGTCGCGGCGTTCCTGTCCCCGGTTCCCGGTGGCGTGGGGCCGATGACGCGCGCGATGCTGCTCAAGAACGTGGTCGAGGCGGCGGAGCGCCTGTAG